Sequence from the Verrucomicrobiia bacterium genome:
GGGCCGTCGCCGCCGCTGTTGTCGGGGGTGCCGGCGTTGCCGCCATCGTGGCCGTAGGCGGGGACGGCCATGGGGAAGGCCCAGAGTTCCTGGCCGGTTGCGGCGTCGAGGGCGACGACGGTTTCGCGGGTGACGCCGTCGATTTCGCGGTTGACGAGGGTGAAGGCGCGGCCGTTGGCGACGGTGAAGGAGCTGAAGCCGTCGGGGGTGGGGACGCGCCAGAGGGTGCGGGGGCCGGACGCGGGCCAGGAGGTGGCGACGAGCTTCTCGGTGGAGATGCCGTCATGGTTGGGGCCGCGGTAATTGGGCCAATCGGCGGCGAGGAGGGTGGGGCAGGCGAGGCCGAGGGCGAGGGCGGGGAGGGCGAAGGAGGAGCGTTTCATGAGGGGACGGATGGGGTGTGGGATCAGGCTTCGAAGGACTTGCCACAGCCGCAGGACTGGCGGGCGTTGGGGTTGGTGATCTTGAAGCCGCCGCCGGTCAGGGCATCGGAGAAGTCCACCACGGCGCCCTGGAGGTAGCTGGCGCTGAACTCGTCCACGAGGACGCGGACGCCATTGAACTCGGATTGCCGGTCGCCGTCGCGGGCTTCATCGAAGACCATGCCGTACTGGAGGCCGGAGCAGCCACCGCCTTCGACGAAGACGCGGAGGTGTTTGCCGGCATGGGCGGGGTCCCGGGTGGTCATGGACTGGATCTCGCGGGCCGCGGATTCGGTAAGGGTGACGATGGTGTCGGCGGTGGTTGTGCTCATGACCAATTGAGTCGGACGCTAGCAGGCAGGGATGGGAGGGTCAAACCGGAGGGGGGATACGGTGCATCCCGGAGTTGCGGGTGAGGGGGGCAGCGAATCGGAGGGACGAGCTCCGCGAGTCCTCCATCCGTTGCACCATTCCGCTGCGGCCTCGTGGAACCCGGCCCTCCGGGGCGACGCTCCGCGAGAATCGCACCTTTCCCCACAACTTCGGGATGCATGGTGGGGGGATGGGCCCTGGGAAGGCGGGTCAGGGCGCGCGCAACTGGGCGGCGCGCTGGCGGAAGGCGGTGGCGGAGGAGGGGAAGGTTTGGGCGAGGGTTTCGTAGACGTGGGAGGCCTGGTCGCGTCGGCCGAGGGATTCTGCGAGGCGGGCGGCTTCGAGGCCGGCGCGATTGACCCAGAAGGGGGAGGCGAGTTCGCCGGGGCGGAGGTTGCGGAAGTGGAAGACATTGAGGTGATGGGCGAGGGCTTCCTCGATGCGGGTCTGGCGCGGGGCGGGATCGAGGAGTGCGGCCTGTTTTTCGCGGACCAGGCCGAGACCGACCTCGGCCTGGCTGCGGATGGAGACGGGGGCGTTCGGGGCCTGGAGGACGTCGAGGTAAAGGAGGGCGGCGTTGGTGTAGGCGGCGGGGGCGAGGGCCGGGTCGAGGGAGGCGGACTGGAGGTGGCAATCGGCGAGTTTGCCGCGGGCGAGGAGGGCTTCGCGGGTATGGGGGAGTTGTTCAATGAGGCGGGTGAAGGCCGTCATGGCGTCGCTGAGGCGGGAGTCGCTTTCGGGTTCCTCGATGAAGCAATCGCCGAAGGCGAACCAGGCCTGGGCGACGAGTTCGGGGGGGATGAGGGAGTTGGGGACGGCGGGGGGCCCGTTTTCGATGAGCCAGCGGAAGTAGTCCTTGGCATCCCGGTAGCCCTGGCGGACGAAGGCGGCGCGGCCGGCCATGAGGCGGGCCTCGTGGGTGAGGCGGGAGACGGGCCAGTTGGTGCGTTGGAAGACGATCTGGTAACTGGCTTCGGCGGCGACGAAGTTGCCTTGTCGGAAGTGGTGATCGCCGACCCAGACCTGGGCCTGGGGGGCGGACGGGTGGTCGGGGAAGCGGGCGAGGAAGTTGGTGAAGAGGGAATGGGCGCGGGCGTGGTCGGCGGCCTTGTAAGCGGCCCAGGCGCGTTCGAATTCGGCGCGAGCCATCCCGGAATGGTTGGGGTAGGAGCGGGTCCAGTCGTCGAGCTGGTGGAGGGCATTGGACCAGCTTCCGTCCTGGAGGAGGGACCGGGCGGCGGCGAGCTGGATTTCCGGGAGAGCCGGGGAGTTGGTGAACTGGGCTCCGAGGCGCTGGAGGAGGGTGCGGGCGCGGACCGGGGAATCGAGGCGGGCGAGGGTCTGACCGTAGAGGACACGGGTATCGTCGCGGAACTCGCCATTGGGGAATTCGACGACGGCGCGTTGGGCGAGATCGTGGGCGATGTCGTGCTGGCCGGCTTCGAGGGCGGCGAGGGCGCCCTGGTAGAGGGCGCGTTCGAGGATGGCGCCGCGCACGGGGGGGCGGCCGCCGAACTCGCGGATGAGGCGTAGGAAATGCTGGAGGGCGGGTTCGTGCTGGGCGGCCTGCTGGAGGCCGTCTGCGAGCTTGAAGATCGCGAGGGCCTGAAGGGGCGAGCCTTCGAGCCGGGCGACGGCGCGGGCGAAGGCATCGGTGGCGGGGCTGGGGCGTCCGGCGGCGAGTTCGGTCCAGCCGAGGTTGAACCAGGCGCGCCCTTCGAGAGCGGGGGACGGGGCGTTGGTGAGGACGAATTGGAGGAGGGAGCGGGCTTCGGGGAGGGCATTCGAGGAGGCCGGGGACGGTGGGCCGAAGTGCTGCTGGAGGCGGAGTTCGGCGAGGGCGACCCGGGCGGCGCTGGCGGTGAGGTCCTGGGGCGGGCCGGAGGCGAGGGACGAGAGGAGATGGATGGCGGGATCCAACTGGGGCGGGAGGAGGGGGAGTTCGGCGACGGCAAGGAGGGCATCGCGCCGCCAGGCGGCGGGGGCGTCGCTGGCGAGGTTGTTGGTCAGGGTGGCGAAGGCGTCCGCCATGCGGCCCGCCTGGCGGAGGACGTCGGCGCGCATGGCATGGCTGCGGGCGGCAAGGTCGCGGGAGGCGGCGGTATGGGCGAGGGCGAGGAGGTTGGAGGAGGCGACGAGGGCGGCGTCGGTCTGGCGTTGCGCGAGGAGGAGGGAGGTGGCGATCCACTCGCGGTCCCAGGCCTGGGAGGGGGTGAGGGGGCGATCGGCGAGGCGATCGAGGGTGAGGCGGGCGGTGGCGGGCAGGCCGGCTCGGATCTGGGCTTCGGCGAGGAGCAGTGTGCCGCGCACGGAGGACTCGTCATCGGGCTGGCGTTCGGCGGCGCGCCGGAAGGCGCCGTTGGGATCATCGAGGAGGGAGATGGCGCGCTCGAAATCGCGGGCGCGGAAGGTCGCCATGGCTTCGGCGAAGGCGGCCTGGAGGAGGAGGGGCGACTCGGGGGTTTCGGTCACCAGGCGGCGGTAGGCGCGGGCGGCATCGTGGAAGCGGTTTCCGTGGAGCTGGACTTCGCCAAGGAGATGGAGGGCCTGGTCCTTGAGGGAATCCCA
This genomic interval carries:
- a CDS encoding iron-sulfur cluster assembly accessory protein; this translates as MSTTTADTIVTLTESAAREIQSMTTRDPAHAGKHLRVFVEGGGCSGLQYGMVFDEARDGDRQSEFNGVRVLVDEFSASYLQGAVVDFSDALTGGGFKITNPNARQSCGCGKSFEA
- a CDS encoding tetratricopeptide repeat protein → MPLLPAPALASFLALLVLAASAPAPGQTPGQQIAFDAAIRAREGGFAEKAASDFAEFIRLHPDSPLAPHASLIEARARLDIGQPDAAIATLTRHLERWDSLKDQALHLLGEVQLHGNRFHDAARAYRRLVTETPESPLLLQAAFAEAMATFRARDFERAISLLDDPNGAFRRAAERQPDDESSVRGTLLLAEAQIRAGLPATARLTLDRLADRPLTPSQAWDREWIATSLLLAQRQTDAALVASSNLLALAHTAASRDLAARSHAMRADVLRQAGRMADAFATLTNNLASDAPAAWRRDALLAVAELPLLPPQLDPAIHLLSSLASGPPQDLTASAARVALAELRLQQHFGPPSPASSNALPEARSLLQFVLTNAPSPALEGRAWFNLGWTELAAGRPSPATDAFARAVARLEGSPLQALAIFKLADGLQQAAQHEPALQHFLRLIREFGGRPPVRGAILERALYQGALAALEAGQHDIAHDLAQRAVVEFPNGEFRDDTRVLYGQTLARLDSPVRARTLLQRLGAQFTNSPALPEIQLAAARSLLQDGSWSNALHQLDDWTRSYPNHSGMARAEFERAWAAYKAADHARAHSLFTNFLARFPDHPSAPQAQVWVGDHHFRQGNFVAAEASYQIVFQRTNWPVSRLTHEARLMAGRAAFVRQGYRDAKDYFRWLIENGPPAVPNSLIPPELVAQAWFAFGDCFIEEPESDSRLSDAMTAFTRLIEQLPHTREALLARGKLADCHLQSASLDPALAPAAYTNAALLYLDVLQAPNAPVSIRSQAEVGLGLVREKQAALLDPAPRQTRIEEALAHHLNVFHFRNLRPGELASPFWVNRAGLEAARLAESLGRRDQASHVYETLAQTFPSSATAFRQRAAQLRAP